One stretch of Jiangella gansuensis DSM 44835 DNA includes these proteins:
- a CDS encoding helix-turn-helix domain-containing protein: MPTAPDAERDVRAAFGRRVRELRKELGLSQEELADRADLHRTYVGSIERGERNVALINIHRLARALHVSPRDLL, from the coding sequence GTGCCCACAGCTCCCGACGCCGAACGCGACGTGCGCGCCGCCTTCGGCCGACGCGTGAGGGAACTGCGCAAGGAGCTGGGACTGAGCCAGGAGGAACTGGCCGATCGCGCTGACCTCCACCGCACCTACGTCGGCTCCATCGAACGCGGCGAGCGCAACGTCGCACTGATCAACATCCACCGGCTGGCTCGCGCCCTCCACGTGTCCCCGCGCGACCTGCTCTGA
- a CDS encoding DNA glycosylase AlkZ-like family protein, whose protein sequence is MASREQVVAYRAAVHGLTGAGVGATPDAGAVLDVGAQDHPIGATARLALELRGAGGADMVLVHSVRAAMHLHRSADLGLLAAALRIDDGAELAQQSIGPFGQEIGPRFGTGLDEVAAVMADVMSDGRPRTKGELSGAVSPRVARALAPWCEGCGVHHVHDALFRFATLQAGLTIEVESPRVFRFLPPTAPVRRRGGPERVDDRGTRESRAQVVRRFVHAAGPVRPAHLAAWLSLTPSAAGGWWSLVEDELHPVTVDGRKGWMLAADMPLLEDPPEPPELRLLGPYDPVTEVVDRELLLPDAGDRRRVWSPAGNPGIVLRDGEIAGTWRRRAAKGRLDIAVTTFDGLPDGWADAIHGDAQAVGRFFGASDVRVGMAS, encoded by the coding sequence ATGGCGAGTCGCGAGCAGGTGGTCGCGTACCGAGCGGCGGTTCACGGTCTGACCGGCGCCGGCGTCGGCGCCACGCCTGACGCCGGTGCGGTCCTCGACGTCGGCGCACAGGATCATCCGATCGGTGCGACGGCCCGGCTCGCGCTCGAGCTGCGCGGCGCCGGCGGTGCTGACATGGTGCTGGTGCACTCGGTCCGGGCCGCGATGCACCTGCACCGGTCGGCCGATCTCGGCCTGCTCGCGGCCGCCTTGCGCATCGACGACGGCGCCGAGCTCGCCCAGCAGTCCATCGGGCCGTTCGGGCAGGAGATCGGCCCGCGGTTCGGCACCGGCCTGGACGAGGTCGCGGCCGTCATGGCCGACGTGATGTCCGATGGCCGGCCGCGCACCAAGGGGGAACTGTCCGGCGCGGTGTCGCCTCGGGTCGCCCGGGCACTCGCGCCCTGGTGCGAGGGCTGCGGCGTTCACCATGTGCACGACGCCCTGTTCCGGTTCGCCACGCTGCAGGCCGGGCTCACCATCGAGGTCGAGTCGCCGCGGGTGTTCCGGTTCCTGCCGCCGACGGCGCCCGTCCGGCGTCGCGGCGGCCCCGAGCGCGTGGACGACCGCGGCACCCGCGAATCCCGCGCCCAGGTGGTCCGGCGTTTCGTGCACGCGGCCGGACCGGTGCGCCCGGCTCATCTGGCCGCCTGGCTGAGCCTGACCCCGTCGGCGGCGGGCGGTTGGTGGTCGCTGGTCGAGGACGAGCTGCACCCGGTGACGGTCGACGGCCGGAAGGGGTGGATGCTGGCGGCCGACATGCCGCTGCTCGAGGACCCGCCGGAGCCGCCCGAGCTGCGGCTGCTCGGGCCCTACGACCCGGTGACGGAGGTCGTCGATCGTGAGCTCCTGCTGCCCGACGCCGGTGACCGGCGACGGGTGTGGTCGCCGGCGGGCAACCCGGGGATCGTCCTGCGCGACGGCGAGATCGCCGGCACCTGGCGGCGGCGCGCGGCGAAGGGACGGCTCGACATCGCGGTGACCACCTTCGACGGGCTCCCGGACGGCTGGGCGGATGCGATCCACGGTGACGCCCAGGCGGTCGGGCGCTTCTTCGGCGCCTCTGACGTCCGAGTCGGAATGGCGTCCTGA
- a CDS encoding DUF3145 domain-containing protein translates to MTTRGVLYVHAATSALCPHIEWAVAGALGVRVKLEWSPQPASPGTYRAEFSWQGAAGTGAKLASALRGWLHLRFEVTEEPSAGCEGARYSYTPSLGVFHAVTGVHGDIMIPEDRIKAAVLKASLGEVDLEDEMRRLLGAPWDEELEPFRYAGDGAPVRWLHQVV, encoded by the coding sequence GTGACGACACGTGGCGTCCTGTACGTCCACGCCGCTACGTCGGCGCTCTGCCCGCACATTGAGTGGGCAGTGGCCGGCGCTCTTGGTGTGCGCGTCAAGCTCGAATGGAGCCCGCAGCCCGCCTCGCCCGGCACCTACCGGGCGGAGTTCTCATGGCAGGGTGCGGCGGGCACCGGCGCCAAGCTCGCCTCGGCGCTGCGCGGGTGGTTGCATCTGCGCTTCGAGGTCACCGAGGAGCCCAGCGCCGGCTGCGAGGGTGCGCGCTACTCCTACACGCCGAGCCTCGGCGTCTTCCACGCCGTCACGGGCGTGCACGGCGACATCATGATCCCCGAAGACCGCATCAAGGCAGCCGTCCTGAAGGCGTCCCTCGGCGAGGTCGACCTCGAGGACGAGATGCGCCGGCTGCTCGGCGCGCCCTGGGACGAGGAGCTCGAACCGTTCCGGTACGCCGGCGACGGCGCGCCCGTCCGCTGGCTGCACCAGGTCGTCTGA
- a CDS encoding acyl-CoA carboxylase subunit beta has product MTALADRPASDKSTAPAGKPAKPPREEDPRNPNHRLAALFDPGSLELISPDDRSGMLAAVGTVHGAPAVAFCSDATVMGGAMGADGCRVVVEAYERALADGVPIIGLWHSGGARLPEGVLSLHAVGQIFEIMTRASGRIPQLSVVLGPAAGGGAYGPALTDIVIMGPEGRVFVTGPEVVRSVTGEDVDMLRLGGPEPHGRRSGVVHVVASTEREALDQARALGSLLGDQGELDADGVADVDLGAHLPESAKRAYDVHPIITDVLDAGTGLELHPRWAPNITTTLGRFGGRTVGVIANNPLRLGGCLDSTSAEKAARFVRMCDAFGVPLIVIVDVPGYLPGVGQEWDGVVRRGAKLLHAFAEASVPRVTLVTRKVYGGAYIAMNSRALGATRVFAWPTAEVAVMGAVAAVRILHRRKLAEVAPDVRPQVEAELAEEHQRITGSLDRAVEIGVVDEIIAPAQTRTALARAIAETPARRGSHGNIPL; this is encoded by the coding sequence ATGACAGCGCTCGCCGATCGTCCCGCCTCGGACAAGTCCACCGCCCCCGCCGGGAAGCCCGCCAAGCCACCGCGCGAGGAGGACCCGCGCAACCCGAACCACCGGCTCGCGGCCCTCTTCGACCCCGGGTCGCTGGAACTGATCAGCCCGGACGACCGCAGCGGCATGCTCGCCGCGGTGGGCACCGTGCATGGTGCCCCGGCCGTGGCCTTCTGCTCCGACGCCACCGTCATGGGCGGCGCGATGGGCGCGGATGGCTGCCGCGTCGTCGTCGAAGCCTACGAGCGGGCGCTGGCGGACGGGGTACCGATCATCGGGCTCTGGCACTCCGGTGGCGCGCGCCTCCCCGAGGGCGTGCTGTCGTTGCACGCTGTGGGGCAGATCTTCGAGATCATGACCCGCGCGTCGGGCCGCATCCCGCAGCTGTCGGTCGTCCTCGGCCCCGCGGCGGGCGGCGGCGCCTACGGCCCGGCCCTCACCGACATCGTCATCATGGGCCCGGAGGGCCGCGTCTTCGTCACCGGCCCGGAGGTCGTCCGCTCGGTCACCGGCGAGGACGTCGACATGCTGCGGCTGGGCGGCCCGGAGCCGCACGGCCGGCGCTCCGGCGTCGTCCACGTCGTCGCCAGCACCGAGCGCGAGGCGCTGGACCAGGCGCGGGCGCTGGGTTCGCTGCTGGGCGATCAGGGCGAGCTGGACGCCGACGGCGTCGCCGACGTGGATCTCGGCGCGCACCTGCCGGAATCGGCCAAGCGTGCCTACGACGTCCACCCGATCATCACCGACGTGCTCGACGCCGGCACCGGGCTGGAACTGCACCCCCGCTGGGCTCCGAACATCACCACCACGCTGGGCCGGTTCGGCGGGCGCACCGTGGGCGTCATCGCCAACAACCCGTTGCGCCTCGGCGGCTGCCTGGACTCGACCTCCGCCGAGAAGGCGGCCCGGTTCGTCCGCATGTGCGACGCGTTCGGAGTTCCGCTGATCGTCATCGTCGACGTCCCCGGCTATCTGCCCGGCGTGGGCCAGGAGTGGGACGGAGTCGTCCGCCGCGGCGCCAAGCTGCTGCACGCTTTCGCCGAGGCCTCCGTGCCCCGGGTGACACTCGTGACGCGGAAGGTCTACGGCGGCGCGTACATCGCGATGAACTCCCGCGCGCTGGGCGCCACCCGGGTGTTCGCCTGGCCGACCGCCGAGGTCGCCGTCATGGGCGCCGTCGCGGCGGTGCGCATCCTGCACCGGCGCAAGCTCGCCGAGGTCGCACCCGACGTGCGTCCCCAGGTGGAGGCGGAACTGGCCGAGGAACACCAACGGATCACGGGCAGCCTCGACCGCGCCGTCGAGATCGGCGTCGTCGACGAGATCATCGCGCCGGCGCAGACCCGGACCGCACTGGCCCGGGCGATCGCGGAGACCCCGGCCCGCCGCGGCTCTCACGGCAACATCCCGCTCTAA
- the fabF gene encoding beta-ketoacyl-ACP synthase II, whose protein sequence is MSRSQARVVVTGLGATTPVGGDVASSWDSLLAGRSGVRKLTQEWVAELPVQIGAPAAVDPSEVLPRVEARRLDRAAQFAIICAREAWADAGFSGRSSEAGLDPERVGVVCASGIGGLTTLLSNYDQLRDSGPRRVSPLAIPMLMPNSPAANVSIELQAQAGAHTPVSACSSGAEAIAYALDMIRSGRADVVVAGGAEAVIHPLPIAAFANMMALSKRDDDPTVVSRPFDKQRDGFVLGEGGALMVLESAEHAEARGARIYAEVAGAGMSADAHHIAQPEPTGAGVISAIRKALTDGELSPDDVGHVNCHATSTPVGDIAESVALNAVFGDRVTSIPVTAPKSMIGHLLGGAGAVESLATVLSLHHGLVPPTANVDDVDDDINLDIVRTTPRKLDDGPLAALNDSFGFGGHNVVLAFRRA, encoded by the coding sequence ATGTCGCGTTCCCAGGCTCGAGTTGTCGTCACCGGGCTCGGCGCCACCACGCCCGTCGGGGGCGATGTTGCGTCGAGCTGGGACTCGCTGCTCGCCGGCCGGTCCGGCGTGCGCAAGCTGACCCAGGAGTGGGTCGCCGAGCTGCCGGTGCAGATCGGCGCTCCGGCCGCCGTCGACCCCTCCGAAGTCCTGCCGCGTGTCGAGGCGCGCCGGCTGGACCGGGCCGCCCAGTTCGCCATCATCTGCGCCCGGGAGGCGTGGGCCGACGCCGGCTTCTCCGGCAGGTCGTCGGAGGCGGGGCTGGACCCGGAGCGGGTCGGCGTGGTGTGCGCGTCCGGCATCGGTGGCCTCACCACCCTGCTCTCCAACTACGACCAGCTGCGCGACTCCGGCCCGCGCCGGGTGTCGCCGCTGGCCATCCCGATGCTCATGCCGAACAGCCCGGCCGCCAACGTCAGCATCGAGCTGCAGGCACAGGCCGGTGCGCACACTCCCGTGAGCGCCTGCTCGTCCGGCGCCGAGGCGATCGCGTACGCACTGGACATGATCCGCTCCGGCCGGGCCGACGTCGTCGTGGCCGGTGGCGCCGAGGCGGTCATCCACCCGCTGCCGATCGCCGCGTTCGCGAACATGATGGCGCTGTCCAAGCGCGACGACGACCCCACCGTGGTCAGCCGGCCGTTCGACAAGCAGCGCGACGGCTTCGTGCTCGGCGAGGGCGGCGCCCTGATGGTGCTGGAATCCGCCGAGCACGCGGAGGCACGGGGCGCGAGGATCTACGCCGAGGTGGCCGGTGCCGGCATGAGCGCCGACGCGCACCACATCGCCCAGCCTGAGCCGACCGGAGCTGGTGTCATCTCGGCGATCCGCAAGGCGCTGACCGACGGCGAACTCTCGCCCGACGACGTCGGCCATGTGAACTGCCACGCCACCTCCACACCCGTCGGCGACATCGCGGAGTCGGTGGCCCTCAACGCGGTCTTCGGGGACCGCGTCACCTCGATCCCGGTCACGGCACCGAAGTCGATGATCGGGCACCTGCTCGGCGGCGCCGGCGCTGTCGAGTCCCTCGCTACGGTGCTCAGCCTGCACCACGGTCTCGTACCGCCCACGGCGAACGTCGATGACGTCGACGACGACATCAACCTCGACATCGTCCGCACCACCCCGCGGAAACTCGACGACGGTCCGCTGGCCGCCCTGAACGACTCGTTCGGGTTCGGCGGGCACAACGTCGTCCTCGCCTTCAGGAGGGCCTGA
- a CDS encoding acyl carrier protein, which produces MASTEEIREGLAEIVNEITGVPAEDVQLEKSFTDDLDIDSLSMVEVVVAAEEKFGVKIPDEEVKNLATVGDAVTFIEKAGS; this is translated from the coding sequence ATGGCCAGCACCGAGGAGATCCGCGAGGGCCTCGCCGAGATCGTCAACGAGATCACCGGCGTTCCCGCTGAGGACGTCCAGCTCGAGAAGTCCTTCACCGACGACCTGGACATCGACTCGCTGTCGATGGTCGAGGTGGTCGTCGCGGCCGAGGAGAAGTTCGGCGTGAAGATCCCCGACGAAGAGGTCAAGAACCTGGCCACCGTCGGTGACGCCGTCACGTTCATCGAGAAGGCAGGTTCGTAG
- a CDS encoding beta-ketoacyl-ACP synthase III, protein MSGITLQPAAPARASRILGIGGYRPSRVITNAEIVEQIDSSDEWIRTRSGIESRRWATDDETVVAMSLGAAGKALAEAGVQPAQIDCVIVSTVTHLFQTPSAAAEIAYKLGTERAAAFDISAACAGFCYGLSLASDMVRAGTARHVLVIGVERLSDLTDQTDRSTAFLFADGAGAAVVGSAENPDDGGIGPVVWGSDGQHLDHIRQREDWRDVLRNEAGPTMPHLVMQGNPVFRWASYEMAKVAQEALTAAGVTADDLDVFVPHQANMRITDAMARQLKLPERVAIARDIATQGNTSAASIPLAIERMLETGEARSGDLALIIGFGAGLVYAAQVIRIP, encoded by the coding sequence ATGAGCGGAATCACCCTCCAGCCGGCCGCGCCGGCACGAGCCAGCCGCATCCTCGGCATCGGCGGGTACCGGCCCAGCCGGGTCATCACCAACGCCGAGATCGTCGAGCAGATCGACTCCTCCGACGAGTGGATCCGGACCCGCTCGGGCATCGAGAGCCGGCGCTGGGCCACGGACGACGAGACTGTCGTCGCCATGAGCCTGGGGGCCGCGGGCAAGGCACTGGCGGAGGCCGGCGTGCAGCCCGCCCAGATCGACTGCGTCATCGTCTCGACGGTCACGCACCTGTTCCAGACGCCGTCCGCGGCGGCGGAGATCGCCTACAAGCTCGGCACTGAACGGGCGGCGGCCTTCGACATTTCCGCGGCGTGCGCGGGCTTCTGCTACGGACTTTCGCTGGCCTCGGACATGGTGCGGGCCGGTACCGCCCGGCACGTGCTGGTGATCGGCGTCGAGCGGCTGTCCGACCTCACCGACCAGACCGACCGCTCCACGGCATTCCTGTTCGCCGACGGCGCCGGCGCGGCGGTCGTGGGCTCGGCCGAGAACCCCGACGACGGCGGCATCGGCCCGGTCGTCTGGGGCTCCGACGGCCAGCACCTCGACCACATCCGGCAGCGGGAGGACTGGCGCGACGTCCTGCGCAACGAGGCCGGCCCGACCATGCCACACCTGGTGATGCAGGGCAATCCGGTCTTCCGTTGGGCGTCGTACGAGATGGCCAAGGTGGCCCAGGAGGCGCTGACCGCCGCCGGCGTCACCGCCGACGACCTCGACGTGTTCGTACCGCACCAGGCGAACATGCGCATCACCGACGCCATGGCGCGCCAGCTGAAGCTGCCCGAGCGAGTCGCCATCGCCCGCGACATCGCCACCCAGGGCAACACGTCGGCCGCTTCGATCCCGCTGGCCATCGAGCGGATGCTCGAGACCGGCGAGGCCCGCAGCGGCGACCTCGCACTGATCATCGGGTTCGGGGCCGGGTTGGTGTACGCCGCCCAGGTGATCCGGATCCCGTGA
- a CDS encoding acyltransferase domain-containing protein gives MLVIVAPGQGSQTPGFLAPWLEEPSFAARIDWLSAVAGLDLAHYGTEADADTIRDTAVAQPLLVASGLVTALALFPHPADAFTTVGAVAGHSVGEITAAAGARVITAEQAMVFVRERGRGMAEAAGAAPTGMTAVLGGDADEVLATLTKHGLTPANVNGAGQVVAAGTAAQLEALAADPPAGARLRSLPVAGAFHTTHMAPAVKRLRHLAQSISTHDPRTLLLSNRDGHVVHDGRDVLNRMVDQVSNPVRWDLCMQTMAELGVTGVLEVPPAGTLVGLAKRALPGVETFALKTPDQLDDARAFVEKHGQPSHLTTSPTWRLVVAPMKGTFAAAGAKAGDHLAAGDVIGTVSSLRDSLEVTAGHGGTVIEWLVEDGDPVAPGQPLVRLHPEAVA, from the coding sequence GTGCTCGTCATCGTCGCGCCCGGCCAGGGCTCCCAGACGCCAGGCTTCCTCGCCCCATGGCTCGAGGAGCCGTCTTTCGCCGCCCGGATCGACTGGCTCTCCGCCGTCGCCGGCCTCGATCTGGCGCACTACGGCACCGAGGCCGACGCCGACACCATCCGCGACACCGCGGTCGCGCAGCCGCTGCTGGTCGCCTCGGGTCTGGTCACCGCGCTCGCGCTGTTCCCGCACCCGGCCGACGCGTTCACCACCGTCGGCGCGGTCGCCGGCCACAGTGTCGGTGAGATCACCGCGGCCGCCGGAGCGCGCGTCATCACCGCCGAGCAGGCCATGGTCTTCGTCCGGGAGCGCGGCCGCGGCATGGCCGAGGCGGCCGGCGCGGCACCCACCGGCATGACCGCCGTCCTGGGCGGCGACGCCGACGAGGTCCTGGCCACGCTGACCAAGCACGGGCTCACCCCGGCCAACGTCAACGGCGCCGGCCAGGTGGTCGCCGCCGGTACGGCCGCCCAGCTCGAGGCGCTCGCCGCCGACCCGCCTGCCGGTGCCCGGCTGCGCTCGCTGCCGGTTGCCGGCGCGTTCCACACCACGCACATGGCCCCGGCCGTGAAGCGGCTGCGCCACCTCGCGCAGTCCATCAGCACCCACGACCCGCGCACGCTGCTGCTGTCCAACCGCGACGGCCATGTGGTGCACGACGGCCGCGACGTCCTCAACCGCATGGTCGACCAGGTGTCGAACCCGGTGCGGTGGGACCTGTGCATGCAGACCATGGCCGAGCTGGGTGTCACCGGCGTGCTCGAGGTCCCGCCGGCCGGCACGCTCGTCGGCCTGGCCAAGCGGGCACTGCCTGGCGTGGAGACGTTCGCGCTGAAGACCCCGGACCAGCTCGACGACGCCCGCGCGTTCGTCGAGAAGCACGGCCAGCCCAGCCACCTCACCACCAGCCCGACCTGGCGGCTCGTCGTCGCGCCGATGAAGGGCACCTTCGCCGCCGCGGGCGCGAAGGCCGGCGACCACCTGGCCGCCGGCGACGTCATCGGCACGGTCAGCTCGCTGCGCGACTCGCTGGAGGTCACGGCCGGGCACGGCGGCACGGTCATCGAATGGCTGGTCGAGGACGGTGACCCGGTCGCTCCGGGCCAGCCCCTGGTCCGGCTGCACCCTGAGGCGGTGGCGTGA
- a CDS encoding PucR family transcriptional regulator encodes MRQSSDAERPDAFGAGRHERTVHLLERATGKLATAAIARMEDQLNWYRAMPAEQRSWVGLVIQAGIAAFVDWYRNADESRPTPTADVFGTAPRDLIRSISLQQTVEVVRVAIEVVEDSVEDVVGPDDARAVREGVLRYSREVAFSAAHVYARYAEARGSWDARLEATVVDSLLRGEVDEDVRSRASALGWTAASGVAVIIGRPRPDDGASADEIRRTARHAGYDVLTGGQGDRLVAVLGRVEDPLVAASVIVTHFGPGPVVVGPLVPDLVSAATSARAAVSGLVAAAGWPDSPRPVAASALLPERALSGDQEALHDLVAELYVPIAEAGPVVLETLAAYLETGASVEAAARLLFVHPNTVRYRLRRVTDVVGLTPTDPRDSYTLRLALSLGRINPPAVD; translated from the coding sequence ATGCGGCAATCCTCCGACGCCGAACGACCGGACGCCTTCGGCGCGGGCCGTCACGAACGCACCGTGCACCTGCTCGAGCGAGCCACCGGCAAGCTCGCGACCGCGGCCATCGCCCGGATGGAGGATCAGCTCAACTGGTACCGGGCCATGCCCGCCGAGCAACGATCGTGGGTGGGGCTGGTCATCCAGGCCGGCATCGCCGCGTTCGTCGACTGGTACCGCAATGCCGACGAGTCCCGGCCCACCCCCACCGCCGACGTGTTCGGCACCGCGCCGCGCGACCTCATCCGTTCCATCAGCCTGCAGCAGACGGTGGAGGTCGTGCGGGTCGCCATCGAGGTGGTCGAGGACAGCGTCGAGGACGTCGTCGGGCCGGACGACGCCCGGGCGGTCCGCGAGGGCGTGCTGCGCTATTCGCGCGAGGTCGCGTTCTCAGCCGCACACGTCTATGCCCGTTACGCCGAGGCACGCGGCTCGTGGGACGCCCGCCTGGAGGCCACCGTCGTCGACTCCCTGCTGCGCGGCGAGGTCGACGAGGACGTCCGTTCCCGCGCGTCGGCGCTGGGCTGGACCGCTGCCAGCGGCGTCGCCGTCATCATCGGCCGGCCCCGGCCCGACGACGGCGCCTCGGCCGACGAGATCCGGCGAACTGCCAGGCACGCCGGGTACGACGTGCTCACCGGCGGGCAGGGTGACCGGCTGGTCGCGGTGCTCGGCCGGGTCGAGGACCCGCTGGTCGCGGCGTCGGTCATCGTCACCCATTTCGGACCGGGGCCGGTGGTCGTCGGGCCGCTGGTGCCTGACCTGGTGTCGGCGGCGACGTCCGCGCGTGCCGCGGTCTCCGGGCTGGTCGCCGCCGCGGGCTGGCCGGATTCCCCACGACCGGTCGCGGCGAGCGCGCTGCTGCCGGAGCGGGCGTTGTCCGGCGATCAGGAGGCGCTGCACGACCTCGTCGCAGAGCTGTACGTGCCGATCGCCGAGGCCGGGCCCGTCGTCCTGGAGACCCTCGCGGCGTACCTGGAGACCGGGGCGTCGGTCGAGGCGGCGGCGCGCCTGCTGTTCGTCCACCCCAACACCGTGCGCTACCGGCTGCGCCGGGTCACCGACGTCGTCGGGCTGACACCCACGGACCCCCGCGATTCCTACACACTGCGCCTCGCGCTCTCCCTTGGCCGGATCAATCCGCCGGCGGTCGACTGA
- a CDS encoding pirin family protein, whose product MTPATVDDHGRGGPVRVVRAGERFVTRTTGVLSRHSFSFGPHYDPGNVGFGLLVVANDDVVAAPGEGYPEHPHRDVEVVTWVLSGALSHLDTGGHGGLVVPGVVQRMSAGRGVRHAEVAAEGPLRFVQMWVPPSDAGVDPSYGQADVTADLAGGGLVAVVSGLRRHAGDAPVALGQRRAAMHVGRLGAGERVTLPSAPFVHVYVARGEVDVESAGRLGEGDAVRLTDEGGRSVTALGAAELVVWEMHAAVA is encoded by the coding sequence ATGACACCCGCAACCGTTGATGATCATGGGCGCGGCGGTCCCGTCCGGGTCGTGCGGGCCGGCGAGCGGTTCGTCACCCGCACCACCGGTGTGTTGTCGCGGCATTCCTTCTCGTTCGGGCCGCACTACGACCCAGGAAACGTCGGCTTCGGGCTGCTCGTGGTGGCCAACGACGACGTCGTGGCGGCGCCCGGCGAGGGGTATCCCGAGCACCCGCACCGCGACGTCGAGGTCGTCACCTGGGTGTTGTCCGGTGCGTTGTCACACCTGGACACCGGCGGGCACGGCGGACTCGTGGTTCCGGGAGTCGTGCAGCGGATGAGCGCCGGTCGCGGCGTGCGGCACGCGGAGGTCGCGGCCGAGGGGCCGCTGCGGTTCGTGCAGATGTGGGTGCCGCCGTCCGACGCCGGCGTGGATCCGTCGTACGGGCAGGCCGACGTGACGGCGGACCTGGCCGGCGGGGGGCTGGTGGCGGTGGTGAGCGGCCTGCGACGGCACGCCGGCGACGCGCCGGTGGCGCTGGGTCAGCGCCGCGCTGCGATGCACGTCGGCCGGCTCGGCGCGGGGGAGCGGGTGACCCTGCCGTCCGCGCCGTTCGTCCACGTGTACGTGGCTCGCGGGGAGGTCGACGTGGAGTCCGCCGGACGGCTGGGCGAGGGCGACGCCGTCCGGCTCACCGACGAGGGCGGCCGGTCGGTGACGGCTCTCGGGGCGGCGGAGCTCGTCGTGTGGGAGATGCACGCCGCCGTCGCCTGA